In one window of Cupriavidus necator N-1 DNA:
- the bioD gene encoding dethiobiotin synthase yields the protein MSTRAPFACFVTGTDTGIGKTHASATLLHALHAAGYRTAGMKPVASGSEWRDGHWHNDDVAQLRAASSVAVPLGQTCPFLLRTPCSPHLAAAHEGVRITRAPVRTAFDALRRQADAVVVEGVGGFNVPLDAGAVRWNTADLAVMLAVPVVMVVGIRLGCLNHAVLTAEAIRARGLPLAGWIANRVDPDMLLADENIATLHASLDAPCLGELPWQLAPAAAAGRLDLAPLFAAATQYQAEAAGLAA from the coding sequence ATGAGCACGCGCGCGCCTTTCGCCTGCTTTGTCACCGGCACCGATACCGGCATCGGCAAGACCCACGCCAGCGCCACGCTGCTGCATGCGCTCCATGCCGCCGGCTACCGCACCGCGGGCATGAAGCCCGTGGCCAGCGGCAGTGAGTGGCGCGACGGCCATTGGCACAACGACGACGTGGCGCAGCTGCGCGCCGCCAGCTCGGTGGCGGTGCCGCTGGGCCAGACCTGCCCGTTCCTGCTGCGCACGCCGTGCTCGCCGCATCTGGCCGCCGCGCACGAGGGCGTGCGCATCACGCGCGCGCCGGTCCGCACCGCCTTCGACGCGCTGCGCCGCCAGGCGGATGCGGTAGTGGTGGAGGGCGTGGGCGGTTTCAACGTGCCGCTCGACGCCGGCGCCGTGCGCTGGAACACCGCCGACCTGGCGGTGATGCTGGCGGTACCAGTGGTGATGGTGGTCGGCATCCGGCTCGGCTGCCTGAACCACGCCGTGCTGACCGCCGAAGCTATCCGCGCGCGCGGCCTGCCGCTGGCGGGCTGGATCGCCAACCGGGTTGACCCGGACATGCTGCTGGCCGACGAGAACATCGCCACGCTGCACGCGTCGCTGGACGCGCCTTGCCTGGGTGAATTGCCCTGGCAACTGGCGCCCGCCGCTGCCGCTGGCCGGCTCGACCTTGCGCCGCTGTTCGCCGCCGCCACCCAATACCAAGCCGAGGCCGCCGGCCTTGCTGCCTGA
- the bioB gene encoding biotin synthase BioB, whose amino-acid sequence MTQAHTATTVTTVSVDSLRQSARSHALPDDAAWRVDDVAALFALPFNDLLFRAQQVHREHFDANTVQLSTLLSIKTGGCEEDCGYCPQSAHHDAGVKAEKLMALDEVLDAARAAKANGATRFCMGAAWRSPKDRHLEPVMDMVREVKAMGLETCVTLGMLKAEQAQQLKDAGLDYYNHNLDTSPEFYGKIITTRTYQDRLDTIGHVRDAGINVCCGGIVGMGEAREARAGLIAQLANMDPYPESVPINNLVQVEGTPLAGTEALDPFEFVRTIAVARITMPRAMVRLSAGREAMDEALQALCFMAGANSIFYGEKLLTTGNPQADRDRALLARLDIRAEGYAG is encoded by the coding sequence ATGACTCAAGCTCACACCGCTACCACCGTTACTACCGTTTCCGTCGATTCCCTGCGCCAGAGCGCGCGCTCGCACGCTCTGCCCGATGACGCCGCGTGGCGCGTCGATGACGTTGCCGCGCTGTTCGCGCTGCCGTTCAACGACCTGTTGTTCCGCGCCCAGCAAGTGCACCGCGAGCACTTCGACGCCAATACCGTGCAGCTGTCCACGCTGCTGTCGATCAAGACCGGCGGTTGCGAAGAGGATTGCGGCTACTGCCCGCAGAGCGCGCACCACGATGCCGGCGTGAAGGCCGAAAAGCTGATGGCGCTGGACGAGGTGCTGGACGCCGCGCGCGCGGCCAAGGCCAATGGTGCCACCCGCTTCTGCATGGGCGCCGCCTGGCGCAGCCCGAAGGACCGCCACCTGGAGCCGGTGATGGACATGGTGCGCGAAGTGAAGGCGATGGGCCTGGAGACCTGCGTCACGCTGGGCATGCTCAAGGCCGAGCAGGCGCAGCAGCTCAAGGACGCGGGGCTGGACTACTACAACCACAACCTGGATACCTCGCCGGAGTTCTACGGCAAGATCATCACCACGCGCACCTACCAGGACCGGCTCGACACCATCGGCCATGTGCGCGACGCCGGCATCAATGTCTGCTGCGGCGGCATCGTGGGCATGGGCGAGGCGCGCGAAGCGCGCGCCGGACTGATCGCGCAGCTGGCCAATATGGACCCGTATCCGGAGTCGGTGCCCATCAACAACCTGGTCCAGGTCGAGGGCACGCCGCTGGCGGGCACCGAGGCGCTGGACCCGTTCGAGTTCGTCCGCACCATTGCCGTGGCGCGCATCACCATGCCGCGCGCCATGGTGCGCCTGTCCGCCGGCCGCGAGGCCATGGACGAAGCGTTGCAGGCGCTGTGCTTCATGGCCGGCGCCAATTCCATTTTTTACGGCGAAAAGCTGCTGACCACCGGCAACCCGCAGGCCGACCGCGATCGCGCCCTGCTGGCTCGCCTCGACATCCGCGCAGAGGGCTACGCGGGATGA
- a CDS encoding acetyl/propionyl/methylcrotonyl-CoA carboxylase subunit alpha: protein MFNKILIANRGEIACRVAATCRRLGIRTVAVYSDADADARHVAFCDEAVHIGGSAARDSYLRADHIIEMAKETGAQAIHPGYGFLSENEAFAEACAAAGLVFIGPPASAIHAMGSKSAAKQLMEKAAVPLVPGYHGEDQGPALLRREADRIGYPVLLKASAGGGGKGMRVVESGDGFEAALASVKREASASFGDDKVLVEKYLTRPRHIEIQVFADTHGNCVYLFERDCSVQRRHQKVLEEAPAPGMTEERRRAMGEAAVAAAKAVGYVGAGTVEFIANQDGSFYFMEMNTRLQVEHPVTEMITGQDLVEWQLRVAAGEALPLTQDQLRIDGHALEARIYAENPDKQFLPSTGTLRFLRTPPAVQFMRGEDAHGPAGIRIDAGVREGDTISPFYDPMIAKLIVWGKDRDEALARMRQALAAYHVVGLSTNVAFLQRLVSSQAFRTADLDTGLIERNEKILFPPPAPVGLEVIALAVAALFDREARERRIDAADQHSPWTHGGTWRLNGGVSRALRFGYGEQVLEVTLSTNERGSTLIYADQAAPFACTCQADDIRINLGTRRAHGQVHADDETFHVFYAGRHVSLAWLDPLAHAGETESEGGKLTAPMPGKVIAVMVEAGSTVTRGTPLLVMEAMKMEHTISAPVDGVVSEVLYGVGEQVVEGAQLLAFEGKSGT, encoded by the coding sequence ATGTTCAACAAGATCCTGATCGCCAACCGCGGTGAAATCGCCTGCCGCGTGGCCGCCACCTGCCGCCGGCTAGGCATCCGCACCGTTGCGGTGTATTCGGATGCCGACGCCGACGCGCGCCACGTCGCCTTCTGCGACGAGGCCGTGCATATCGGCGGCTCGGCCGCGCGCGACAGCTACCTGCGCGCCGACCACATCATCGAGATGGCGAAGGAGACCGGCGCCCAGGCCATCCACCCGGGCTACGGCTTCCTGTCCGAGAATGAAGCCTTTGCCGAGGCCTGCGCCGCGGCGGGGCTGGTCTTCATCGGCCCGCCGGCGTCCGCCATCCACGCGATGGGCAGCAAGAGCGCGGCCAAGCAATTGATGGAGAAGGCCGCGGTGCCGCTGGTGCCCGGCTACCACGGGGAGGACCAGGGTCCGGCGCTGCTGCGCCGCGAGGCCGACCGCATCGGCTACCCGGTGCTGCTCAAGGCCAGCGCTGGCGGCGGCGGCAAGGGCATGCGCGTGGTCGAGTCGGGCGATGGCTTCGAGGCCGCGCTGGCCTCGGTCAAGCGCGAGGCCAGCGCCAGCTTTGGCGATGACAAGGTGCTGGTGGAGAAGTACCTGACGCGCCCCCGCCATATCGAGATCCAGGTGTTTGCCGATACCCACGGCAACTGCGTCTACCTGTTCGAGCGCGACTGCTCGGTGCAGCGCCGCCACCAGAAGGTGCTGGAAGAAGCCCCCGCGCCGGGCATGACCGAGGAGCGCCGCCGTGCCATGGGCGAAGCGGCGGTGGCCGCGGCCAAGGCGGTCGGCTATGTCGGCGCCGGCACGGTCGAGTTCATCGCCAACCAGGACGGCTCGTTCTACTTCATGGAGATGAACACGCGCCTGCAGGTGGAGCACCCCGTCACCGAAATGATCACCGGGCAGGACCTAGTCGAATGGCAGCTGCGCGTCGCCGCCGGTGAGGCGCTGCCGCTCACGCAGGACCAGCTGCGCATCGACGGCCATGCGCTGGAAGCGCGTATCTACGCCGAGAACCCCGACAAGCAGTTCCTGCCGTCCACCGGCACGCTGCGCTTCCTGCGCACGCCGCCGGCGGTGCAGTTCATGCGCGGTGAGGATGCACACGGCCCGGCGGGTATCCGCATCGATGCCGGCGTGCGTGAGGGCGACACCATCAGCCCGTTCTACGACCCGATGATCGCCAAGCTGATCGTCTGGGGCAAGGACCGCGACGAGGCGCTGGCGCGCATGCGCCAGGCGCTGGCGGCCTACCACGTGGTTGGGCTGTCGACCAACGTGGCTTTCCTGCAGCGGCTGGTGTCGTCCCAGGCGTTCCGCACCGCCGATCTCGACACCGGCCTGATCGAGCGCAACGAGAAGATCTTGTTCCCGCCGCCGGCGCCGGTCGGCCTGGAAGTCATCGCGCTGGCGGTGGCGGCGCTGTTCGACCGCGAGGCCCGCGAGCGCCGCATCGACGCCGCCGACCAGCATTCGCCGTGGACCCATGGCGGCACGTGGCGGCTGAACGGCGGCGTGTCGCGCGCGCTGCGCTTCGGCTATGGCGAGCAGGTGCTGGAGGTGACGCTGAGCACCAATGAGCGCGGCAGCACGCTGATCTATGCGGACCAGGCGGCGCCCTTTGCCTGCACTTGCCAGGCCGACGATATCCGCATCAACCTCGGCACCCGGCGCGCGCACGGGCAGGTGCATGCCGATGACGAGACCTTCCACGTCTTCTATGCCGGGCGGCATGTGAGCCTGGCCTGGCTCGATCCGCTGGCCCATGCCGGCGAGACCGAAAGCGAGGGCGGCAAGCTCACTGCGCCGATGCCCGGGAAGGTCATTGCCGTGATGGTCGAGGCTGGCAGCACCGTCACGCGCGGCACGCCGTTGCTGGTGATGGAGGCCATGAAGATGGAGCACACCATCAGCGCACCGGTGGATGGGGTGGTGAGTGAGGTGCTTTACGGGGTGGGGGAGCAGGTTGTGGAGGGGGCGCAGCTTCTGGCGTTCGAGGGGAAGTCGGGGACTTGA
- a CDS encoding 2-hydroxyacid dehydrogenase gives MKLQLYVPDGRYDPWIAGFAEALPEAQCVTWEDSRGEPADYAVVWRPPVEMLRGRTDLKAVFNLGAGVDGILRLRDEAPDALPAGVPIVRLDDAGMAAQMAEYVTHAVLRYFRKMDAYEAQQRAGNWKFLKPHRREDFTIGMMGVGTLGTHIARTLAGFGFPVRGWSRTARAIEGVSGFYGDAGQAPFLDGLRVLVNVLPLTPQTENILNAGLFARLAQGAYVINVARGQHLAEEDLLAAVQSGQVAGATLDVFRTEPLPAEHPFWQEPRITLTPHISALTLREDSIAQIAGKIRALRAGQPIAGVVDVQRGY, from the coding sequence ATGAAGTTGCAGTTGTACGTCCCCGACGGCCGCTACGACCCCTGGATCGCAGGCTTCGCCGAGGCACTGCCCGAAGCGCAATGTGTGACGTGGGAGGACAGCCGCGGCGAACCGGCCGACTACGCCGTGGTCTGGCGCCCGCCGGTGGAGATGCTGCGTGGCCGTACCGACCTGAAGGCGGTGTTCAACCTGGGCGCCGGCGTCGACGGCATCCTGCGCCTGCGCGATGAAGCCCCTGACGCCTTGCCCGCCGGCGTGCCGATCGTTCGGCTCGACGATGCCGGCATGGCCGCGCAGATGGCCGAGTACGTCACCCACGCCGTGCTGCGCTATTTCCGCAAGATGGACGCCTACGAGGCCCAGCAGCGCGCCGGTAACTGGAAGTTCCTGAAGCCGCATCGCCGCGAGGATTTCACCATCGGCATGATGGGGGTGGGCACGCTCGGCACGCATATCGCGCGCACGCTGGCGGGCTTCGGCTTCCCGGTGCGTGGCTGGAGCCGCACCGCGCGCGCCATCGAAGGCGTGAGCGGCTTCTATGGCGATGCCGGGCAGGCGCCGTTCCTCGATGGCCTGCGCGTGCTGGTCAATGTGCTGCCGCTGACGCCCCAGACCGAGAACATCCTCAACGCCGGGCTGTTCGCGCGCCTCGCGCAGGGCGCATATGTGATCAACGTCGCGCGCGGGCAGCACCTGGCCGAGGAAGACCTGCTTGCCGCGGTGCAGTCGGGGCAGGTTGCCGGTGCCACGCTCGATGTATTCCGCACCGAGCCGTTGCCGGCGGAACACCCGTTCTGGCAGGAGCCGCGCATCACCCTCACGCCGCATATCTCTGCGCTCACGCTGCGCGAGGACAGCATCGCGCAGATCGCCGGCAAGATCCGCGCGCTGCGCGCGGGCCAGCCGATCGCGGGCGTGGTCGACGTGCAGCGGGGCTACTGA
- a CDS encoding hydroxymethylglutaryl-CoA lyase, which translates to MTMPNYVKIVEVGPRDGLQNEKAMVPTEVKVALINQLTDAGFVNIEAASFVSPKWVPQMADGADVMARIQRRPGTLYSALTPNMKGFESAIEAGADEVVIFGAASEAFSQKNINCSIAESIARFAPVAAAAKEKGVRLRGSISCALGCPYQGEVPVHAVVDVVRRMRELGCDEIDIADTIGVGTPVRVQEVMRAAAAEFALDRLSGHFHDTYGQALSNILASLEVGISIFHASVAGLGGCPYAKGATGNVATEDVLYMLHGMGIHTGIDLEAVVRTGDYISQAIGRANSSRVGRALLTRWAAASDAAPACA; encoded by the coding sequence ATGACCATGCCGAACTACGTGAAGATCGTTGAAGTCGGCCCGCGCGACGGCCTGCAGAATGAGAAGGCGATGGTGCCGACCGAGGTCAAGGTCGCGCTGATCAACCAGCTGACCGATGCCGGCTTCGTCAATATCGAGGCGGCGTCGTTCGTGTCGCCCAAGTGGGTGCCGCAGATGGCCGACGGTGCCGACGTGATGGCGCGCATCCAGCGCCGGCCCGGCACGCTGTATTCGGCGCTGACGCCGAACATGAAGGGGTTTGAAAGCGCGATCGAGGCCGGTGCCGACGAGGTGGTGATCTTCGGCGCCGCCAGCGAGGCGTTCTCGCAGAAGAACATCAATTGCTCGATTGCCGAGTCGATCGCGCGCTTTGCGCCGGTGGCCGCCGCAGCGAAGGAGAAGGGCGTGCGCCTGCGCGGCAGCATCTCGTGCGCGCTGGGCTGCCCGTACCAGGGCGAGGTGCCGGTGCACGCGGTGGTCGACGTGGTGCGGCGCATGCGCGAACTGGGCTGCGACGAGATCGACATTGCCGACACCATCGGCGTGGGCACCCCCGTGCGCGTGCAGGAGGTGATGCGCGCCGCGGCCGCGGAGTTTGCGCTGGACCGCCTGTCGGGCCACTTCCACGATACCTACGGGCAGGCGCTGTCCAATATCCTGGCCAGCCTGGAAGTGGGCATCTCGATCTTCCATGCGTCGGTGGCGGGGCTGGGCGGCTGCCCGTACGCCAAGGGCGCGACCGGCAATGTGGCGACCGAGGACGTGCTGTACATGCTGCACGGCATGGGCATCCACACCGGCATCGACCTGGAAGCGGTGGTGCGCACCGGCGACTATATCTCGCAGGCAATCGGCCGCGCCAACAGCTCGCGCGTGGGCCGTGCCTTGCTGACCAGGTGGGCCGCCGCCAGCGATGCGGCGCCCGCCTGCGCGTAA
- a CDS encoding YbaK/EbsC family protein codes for MTVNDEALPESAQRVADLLAGLGHDRPVVMLPATGKTSAEAAAGLGCSVAEIAKSIIFRRVADDAPVLVIASGSNRVDEAKVAAHVGALGKADARFVREKTGYAIGGVCPIGHAVAPVMLLDQDLFRYDSLWAAAGHPHAVFNLTPQQLQQMTGAEVADVAAGSVA; via the coding sequence ATGACGGTGAATGACGAAGCGCTGCCCGAGTCCGCGCAGCGCGTGGCGGACCTGCTGGCCGGGCTTGGCCATGACCGGCCCGTGGTGATGCTGCCGGCCACCGGCAAGACCTCGGCCGAGGCCGCGGCGGGCCTGGGCTGCAGCGTGGCGGAGATCGCCAAGTCCATCATCTTCCGGCGCGTGGCCGACGATGCGCCGGTGCTGGTGATCGCCAGCGGCAGCAACCGCGTCGACGAGGCCAAGGTGGCCGCGCACGTGGGCGCGCTCGGCAAGGCCGACGCGCGCTTCGTGCGCGAGAAGACCGGCTATGCCATCGGCGGCGTCTGCCCGATCGGCCATGCGGTGGCGCCGGTGATGCTGCTGGACCAGGACCTGTTCCGCTACGACAGCTTGTGGGCCGCGGCGGGGCATCCCCATGCGGTCTTCAACCTGACGCCGCAGCAGTTGCAGCAGATGACGGGCGCTGAAGTGGCCGACGTCGCGGCAGGCTCGGTGGCATGA
- a CDS encoding thioesterase family protein: protein MSPNLRPGLTFSWQYTVPPKATVPRLYDDIPGCPEMPDVLATGYMVGIMECACLQMLREHLDWPREQSLGTLVSFSHLAPTPPGMTVTVKGELVAVDGRRLRFQLSAWDGEDKISEGVHERHLIDAGRFNEKVAAKAARAAG, encoded by the coding sequence ATGAGTCCCAATCTGCGCCCTGGCCTGACCTTCAGCTGGCAATACACGGTGCCGCCCAAGGCCACCGTGCCGCGCCTGTACGACGATATCCCGGGCTGCCCCGAGATGCCCGACGTGCTGGCCACCGGCTATATGGTCGGCATCATGGAATGTGCCTGCCTGCAGATGCTGCGCGAGCACCTGGACTGGCCGCGCGAGCAGTCGCTCGGCACGCTGGTCAGCTTCTCTCACCTGGCGCCGACGCCGCCGGGCATGACGGTGACGGTCAAGGGCGAACTGGTGGCGGTGGACGGGCGCCGCCTGCGTTTCCAACTGAGCGCCTGGGACGGCGAGGACAAGATCTCCGAGGGCGTGCATGAGCGCCACCTGATCGACGCCGGCCGCTTCAACGAGAAAGTGGCGGCCAAGGCCGCGCGCGCGGCGGGCTGA
- a CDS encoding DUF1289 domain-containing protein, whose protein sequence is MASTPPTPITPALLAAELAAQADAARQASPVPSPCRNVCRMDPASGYCEGCLRTIEEIAGWSSAGDEDKRRIWAQLPQRAAWLAGEETSP, encoded by the coding sequence ATGGCCTCTACGCCCCCCACACCCATCACGCCTGCCTTGCTGGCCGCGGAACTGGCCGCGCAGGCCGACGCCGCGCGGCAAGCCTCGCCGGTGCCGTCGCCATGCCGCAACGTCTGCCGCATGGACCCTGCCAGCGGCTATTGCGAGGGCTGCCTGCGCACCATCGAAGAGATTGCCGGCTGGTCGTCCGCCGGCGACGAAGACAAGCGCCGCATCTGGGCGCAGCTGCCGCAGCGCGCCGCATGGCTGGCAGGCGAGGAGACATCCCCTTGA
- a CDS encoding MBL fold metallo-hydrolase, protein MAGRRGDIPLNESPVPHLPATMRVFERGWLSANNILFVEGDDTALVDTGYVTHAPQTVALVAAALQGRPLARVINTHLHSDHCGGNAALQARWQPRTAIPAAEAAAVAAWDTEALSYNATGQQCDRFTFDSVLNDGDRLRLGGIDWQVVAAPGHDPHAVMLFAPAERILVSGDALWENGFGVIFPELDGESGFAEQAAVLERIAQLDARLVIPGHGRMFTDVAAAVERAQGRLAYLGADPARNASHAVKVLVKFKLLEQQRMTQDALVAWMEAAPLMVRIRQRFMPGLAIAEICAQTVRALAGVKALAVEGEWVVNRD, encoded by the coding sequence ATGGCTGGCAGGCGAGGAGACATCCCCTTGAACGAAAGCCCGGTCCCGCATTTGCCGGCCACCATGCGCGTGTTCGAGCGCGGCTGGCTGTCGGCCAACAATATCCTGTTCGTGGAGGGCGACGATACGGCGCTGGTCGATACCGGCTACGTCACCCACGCGCCGCAGACGGTGGCGCTGGTGGCGGCTGCCTTGCAGGGCCGGCCGCTTGCACGCGTGATCAATACCCATCTCCACTCCGACCACTGCGGCGGCAATGCCGCGCTGCAGGCACGCTGGCAGCCGCGCACGGCGATCCCCGCGGCCGAGGCCGCAGCCGTTGCCGCGTGGGACACGGAAGCGCTCAGCTACAACGCCACCGGCCAGCAGTGCGACCGCTTCACCTTCGACAGCGTGCTGAATGATGGCGACAGGCTGCGCCTGGGCGGCATCGACTGGCAAGTCGTGGCCGCCCCCGGCCATGACCCGCACGCGGTGATGCTGTTCGCGCCGGCCGAGCGCATCCTGGTTTCCGGCGATGCGCTGTGGGAGAACGGCTTCGGCGTGATCTTCCCCGAGCTGGATGGCGAGAGCGGCTTTGCCGAGCAGGCGGCGGTGCTGGAACGCATCGCCCAGCTCGACGCGCGGCTGGTGATCCCGGGCCATGGCCGGATGTTCACCGATGTGGCGGCGGCGGTCGAACGCGCCCAGGGGCGCCTGGCCTACCTGGGCGCCGATCCGGCGCGCAATGCCAGCCATGCGGTCAAGGTGCTGGTGAAGTTCAAGCTGCTGGAGCAGCAGCGCATGACCCAGGACGCGCTGGTGGCATGGATGGAAGCCGCGCCGCTGATGGTGCGCATCCGCCAGCGCTTCATGCCGGGGCTGGCGATAGCCGAGATCTGCGCGCAGACGGTGCGCGCGCTGGCGGGGGTGAAGGCGCTGGCGGTGGAGGGGGAGTGGGTGGTGAACCGGGATTGA
- a CDS encoding TonB-dependent receptor has protein sequence MSKNRYTAPTSAPRLTPLAALAASLTATMATAFVAPAALAQAATAPAADSAPATATATATAPAGATLREVVVTANPLGSDLNDMVAPVSTLGGDALAVRQGSTLGDTLDKLPGVSSSYFGPNASRPVIRGLDGDRIKVLQNGGTTVDASTLSYDHAVPVDPLVAERIEVVRGPAALMYGGNAIGGVVNVIDNRIPKEPIEGIGGAVDASATAGGDQARNASALIEAGNGKFAVHADAFARKTSDLHIPGYARSDRLRTTDPLPAGETEAYGRLPNTSAQQEGGAMGGSYTWADGFVGANYSAYRNEYGTPAEDDVRLKMRQDRFALEGEARNLAGNTAGWLESVKGKFSYTDYEHKEIEGGETGTIFKNRGWDARLEARHAKIGNMTGVIGTQFGHTDFSALGEEAFVPSTNTDNAALFVFEELPLTASGDLKLNLGGRLDHSSIKASANGNDRFTDANRSFNATSASAGLLYKVNPLWSLTSNLSYTERAPTFYELYANGPHVATGAWELGDPNANKERATSIDLGVRFKSGAHSAGVSGYYSRFANYLALNATGRTRDEAGDVIAAGSPGALPEFQYLGVPATLYGFEAEGKTRLLQKMLTTSDTLDFEARADYVRGENRDTGEPLPRLAPLRLGGALVYGAGPWGARVDVTYAAKQTRVPTNDTPTDAYTLLSLALTYKFKVSGTQTLVYLRGDNLTNQDARNSASILRDIAPLAGRSVKVGFRTSF, from the coding sequence ATGTCGAAGAATCGTTACACCGCACCAACCAGCGCACCGCGCCTGACCCCGCTGGCGGCCCTTGCCGCTTCCCTCACCGCCACCATGGCCACCGCTTTCGTCGCGCCCGCCGCGCTGGCACAGGCCGCCACGGCACCTGCCGCCGACAGCGCACCCGCCACGGCCACTGCCACTGCCACCGCACCGGCCGGCGCCACGCTGCGCGAAGTCGTCGTCACCGCCAACCCGCTCGGCAGCGACCTCAATGACATGGTCGCGCCAGTATCGACGCTCGGCGGCGACGCCCTGGCCGTGCGCCAGGGCAGCACGCTGGGCGATACGCTCGACAAGCTGCCCGGGGTCTCGTCCAGCTACTTCGGCCCCAATGCCAGCCGGCCGGTGATCCGCGGCCTGGACGGCGACCGCATCAAGGTGCTGCAGAACGGCGGCACCACGGTCGACGCGTCTACACTGTCCTACGACCACGCAGTGCCGGTGGACCCGCTCGTGGCCGAGCGCATCGAGGTCGTGCGCGGCCCGGCGGCGCTGATGTACGGCGGCAACGCCATCGGCGGCGTGGTCAACGTGATCGACAACCGGATTCCGAAGGAGCCGATCGAAGGCATCGGCGGCGCGGTCGATGCCAGCGCCACCGCGGGCGGCGACCAGGCGCGCAACGCCAGCGCGCTGATCGAGGCCGGCAACGGCAAGTTCGCCGTCCACGCCGACGCCTTCGCGCGCAAGACCAGCGACCTGCACATCCCCGGCTACGCCCGCAGCGACCGCCTGCGCACCACCGATCCGCTGCCCGCAGGCGAGACCGAAGCCTATGGCCGCCTGCCCAACACCAGCGCACAGCAGGAAGGCGGCGCGATGGGCGGCTCCTACACCTGGGCCGACGGCTTCGTCGGCGCCAACTACAGCGCCTACCGCAATGAGTACGGCACGCCCGCCGAGGACGACGTGCGGCTGAAGATGCGGCAGGACCGCTTTGCGCTCGAAGGCGAGGCGCGCAACCTGGCCGGCAACACCGCCGGCTGGCTCGAATCGGTCAAGGGCAAGTTCAGCTACACCGACTACGAGCACAAGGAAATCGAGGGCGGCGAAACCGGCACCATCTTCAAGAACCGGGGCTGGGATGCGCGCCTGGAGGCCAGGCACGCGAAGATCGGCAACATGACGGGCGTGATCGGCACGCAGTTCGGCCATACCGACTTCTCGGCGCTGGGCGAAGAGGCATTCGTGCCGAGCACCAATACGGATAACGCGGCGCTGTTCGTGTTCGAGGAACTGCCGCTGACCGCTTCCGGCGACCTCAAGCTGAACCTGGGCGGGCGCCTGGACCACAGCAGCATCAAGGCCAGCGCCAACGGCAACGACCGCTTTACCGATGCCAACCGCAGCTTCAACGCCACCAGCGCCTCGGCCGGGCTGCTCTACAAGGTCAACCCGCTGTGGTCGCTGACCAGCAACCTGTCGTACACCGAGCGCGCGCCGACCTTCTACGAGCTGTATGCCAACGGCCCCCACGTGGCCACCGGCGCCTGGGAGCTGGGCGACCCCAATGCCAACAAGGAACGGGCCACGTCGATCGACCTGGGCGTGCGCTTCAAGTCCGGGGCGCACAGCGCCGGCGTGTCAGGCTACTACAGCCGCTTTGCCAACTACCTGGCGCTGAACGCCACCGGCCGCACGCGTGACGAGGCGGGCGACGTGATCGCCGCCGGCAGCCCGGGTGCGCTGCCGGAGTTCCAGTACCTGGGTGTGCCGGCCACACTGTACGGCTTCGAGGCCGAAGGCAAGACGCGGCTGCTGCAGAAGATGCTGACCACCAGCGACACGCTGGACTTCGAGGCGCGCGCCGACTATGTGCGCGGCGAGAACCGCGATACCGGCGAACCGCTGCCGCGCCTGGCACCGCTGCGCCTGGGTGGCGCGCTGGTGTATGGCGCGGGCCCGTGGGGCGCGCGCGTGGATGTGACCTACGCCGCAAAGCAGACCCGCGTGCCAACCAACGACACGCCGACCGATGCCTATACGCTGCTGAGCCTGGCGCTGACCTACAAGTTCAAGGTGTCGGGCACGCAGACGCTGGTGTACCTGCGCGGCGACAACCTGACCAACCAGGATGCGCGCAACTCGGCGTCGATCCTGCGTGATATCGCGCCGCTGGCCGGGCGCAGTGTCAAGGTGGGGTTCAGGACGTCGTTCTGA